TCGGCCAAATGGGCCTGAAATTTACTGCTGGGTAAACGGTCTACCCAATAGCTATGCACTTGCTGCTGAAAAGCAATCAGCTTGGCCAAAGCCCAGTCTGAAGCCGCCGCTTTGCGGTTGGGAAACATCCCCTCATAGTATTGTATAGCCTCCTCTAAGGCTAACTTGTTTTGTATCGATATCTTTTTAAGCAGCTCCCCAAAACGATTCATCTGGGCCTGCTCCATAGGGTCAATTTCCTCCTTTTTGCTCAAGGGAATAGGGGTTTCACTCTCCTTGATGCTCTGAAAACGAAGGCTCTCTCGCTCTCCCAAAAATTTGATGCAGCCCCCATAGACCCAACCCTCATTGCCATTGCCGCTGCGCACCTTATACCAATGCTCATAGCGATCCTCTCCACCCATTTCTACTAGGGTCGTAAAGTTGGTGCTGTCGTTGAGGTACTCCACTACACTCTCTAAGGCCAAACGCTCTAAAACAGCCCCCTCCAAATCAGGGGTAGAACGCAGCCGAAGGTTGGGAATACTGACTTCTACAAACTGTGGTAATGGGCTGGTTTTGCTGTTTTTGGCCGCCAAACGCTGCTCGGGCCCCTGTGGCTGCTTCTTGGGCACTTCCTCGCTACAAGCAGGCAAGAGTAAAAAAACAAAACTACCAATTAAAAGCTGTCGAAAGGGTCGCATAGGGAATAAACTAACGTGAGAAAAATAAGTTGGACCTTAACCTTTGGCGGCAATCTCTTCTAGCTGAGCGGCCAAACTTAAGGGACTGTAGTTGAGGTATTGGGCGGCATAAAGACTTTGCATACTGAGGTCTTCAGGGCGAGCAGGCTGTATATCGGCCAAACTAGCCGCCAAAATTTTATGCGCATCAAGACCAAAACAATGGGCCATTTTTTGGGCCAATTCTAAACGAGATAGCCGCTCTGGCCCAGGAAAATGCCAAATTCTAGGCAATTTCTCTTCCGTATTATAATAAATTAAAGCCAAAAGTTGCTGCAAATAACGCGCAGCCTCATAAGCCGATAATGGCGTTCGGTATTCATCACTAAAAGCCGCCAGTTGCTCCCCTTCCTGATCCGCCAATTGGGCCAACCAACGCCCAAAAAAATGCTTGCTGTAAGCCGGACCAATGCCCAGCAATAAGGGCAAGCGACAAATATACGCATTGGGGTAATCCGCCAATAAAGCTTCTTCTACCGCCAATTTCTGACTACCATACTGCAAGAGCGGATAAGCAAAACTTTCCTCATCATAAGGCGCCGAATGCCCATTGAATACCATGTCCGAGGAGACAAACAAAAAGGGAATCCCCTTGGACTTGGCATAATCCGCTAAGGTCAAACTCGCATATACATTTACATGATAGGAGAGGGCCGGATGCTCCTCGCAAAAGCTAGTGTTGGCAATAGCCGCAGCATGAATAATGGCATCAGGAGCCAAACGATCCAACAGTTCCCGTACTTCCTGATCTCGCAATAAGTTGATGCGCTCCCAAGACCAAGGCGCCCCCTCAAATTGCTGCCGATAATATAAACCTACAGCCTCTCCACCCAATTGCCAGCTTTGGGCCAAATGCCAACCCAAAAAACCCGAGGCGCCCGTCAAAATAATTTTTTTCACAATCCAATTCGTTCGGTGAATCGCTAATCTAAGGAATATCAAACAGCCTTCATATTTAGTAGCCCAAATCTTTTAAGGCCGCTTAATTAAAATAAGTCTAAATAAGTTTTGTCTTTTGCTAAATAGGGCCTATACTTGCACTATTAGTAATTGATCTAAATAAGAATAGTGATGAATCTGGCAAAGGAAGATCTGCAATGGCTGTTGTTGGGCGGACTGTTTTCGGTCCTTTTGCTCTTAGGTTCAGCTACTTTTGGGGCCTACCCGCTTTCTGCTGCCGATTTATGGGCTCTGCTTTCTGGCCAAACGCAAGCGGGCGCTAGCTATTTTCTCTTTTGGCAAATTCGCCTGCCTCGCCTGCTCATGGCTTATGCTGTGGGCGCGGCCTTGGGCCTTTCTGGGGCGGGGGTGCAGGGACTTTTCCAAAATCCTTTGGCCGAACCCAGCCTGATTGGGGTGCAAGGCGGAAGTATGCTGGCCGCTGCCATTTATTTGGTCCTCATTGGGCCGCTTTTGGGCAGTTATTCGCTTTGGGGCTTGCCGCTTTTTGCTTTTCTGGGGGCCATTTTGGCCTGCTTGGGGGTCTACCGCATGAGTACGCTAAATGGCCGAACTTATACGGCGAGTATGCTGCTGGCAGGGGTGGCGATTACGGCCCTTTGTGGCGCCTTTACGGGCCTACTGACTTATTTTTCAGAGGAGGCCCAACTCCGAGATTTTACTTTCTGGAGCCTAGGTAGCCTAGCTGGTAGTAGCTGGTCCAATTTGCTGATTTTATTGATTTGCTTATTGCCTGCCTTGTTCATTTTGTTGCCTATGGGCCCCGCCCTAAACGCCCTTTTATTGGGCGAAACCGAGGCGCAATATATGGGCTGGAGCAGCCAAAAAATAAAATGGAAGGTCTTGTTTGCAGCTAGTTTGGCGGTGGGGGCTTCGGTGGCGCTTTCGGGCAGCATTGGCTTTATTGGCCTTTTGGCCCCACACCTAATCCGCCTTTGGCGAGGCAGTAATCAACGCTTTTTATTGCCGGCTTCGGCTATGCTGGGGGGCGGCCTGCTCTTGCTGGCCGATACCTTTGCCCGCTGCCTTTTGGCCCCTCAAGAGCTGCCCCTTGGGGTCTTGACGACTCTTTTGGGTGCCCCGCTTTTTTTCTATCTGGTCTTGCAAGCTAGAGGAAGACATCAGTTGGTTTAGTCTTATTTATGTTTTGGGGCCTCCTGCCTGCGGCAGGCGCTACGTTTCGGGGCTCGCTGCTCGCTCGGCCCTGCGCCAGCAAGCTGGCTGGGTCTGGCCTTCGGCCACCCCTACACATCGCTAGGCCTGCGGCCCCTTCGGGGCCTGTAGGACGCAAAATAAACGGAATAATTATGCTTTTAGATGTAGATGCGGCCTTGTTTTGGGGCCCAAAGCCCTTGCTCAAAGAGTTGCGCTTTTCGCTCTCTGCTGGAGAGTTCTTGGTGGTTCTGGGCCCCAACGGAGTCGGAAAGTCTTCTCTTTTGCAATGCTTGGCGGGACAAAAACCGCCTAGCCTCAAAGTTAAGGGCAAGCTCCAACTCAAAGGGAAAGATTTGGCCCAATATAGCCTTGCCGAAATGGCAAAGTTTAGGGCGGTGATGTCGCAAAGTTTGCATCTGCCTTTTCCCTTAAAGGTCCAGGAGTTTATGAGCCTAGGCCATGCCCAACAAAAAGCCGCCCTCTCTGATGAACGAGCCCTAGATTTACTGGCCCAATTGGGCCTAAAAGGCTATGAAGACCGCCTTTGGCAACAGCTTTCAGGCGGAGAGCGGCAGCGCCTGCAATTGGCCCGACTCCTCTGGCAATTGGAGGAGGCGGTGGAGCAAAGAGAAGCCCTGCTTTTATTAGATGAGCCCCTAGCCGCCCTGGATATTGCCCACCAACAACAATTGATGCAGTTGGTGGCCCAACTTTGTAAAGAAAAGGAATTGGGGGCTCTGGCCATTTTGCACGATATCAATATTGCGGCCCAATATGCCGACCGTCTACTGCTCTTGGCCCCAGGCCAACAATGGGCCCTCGGCCCGCCCGAAGAGGTGCTCACGCAAGAAGCCCTCAAAGCTATGTATCAAGTAGAAACATTTATAGAAAAACATCCTATACATCATTGTCCACAGGTCATCTTTAGCGGCTGGCTAAAGGGCCAAACTATATAATTATTATGGAGAATCAATTGAATACGCCTCAGGATTTGGCCCAAGCTTATGCGGCCCTCCAAGCAGAAACCCCTCATTTGCGCATCCGCCAAGCGGCCCAAAAATTGGGCGTGGCCGAGCTGTCTTTATTAGAATTGGAGCTGGGCGGCCGCTGTATTCGCCTAGAGAATAAACCCCAAGAGATTTTGGCGAGCCTAGCGCCCCTGGGCCGCCTGATGGCCCTTAGCCGCAACCCTTATGTGGTGCATGAGCGCAAAGGCGTTTATGAAAATGTTTCTTTTATGGGCCCAACTCAGCAAGTGGGGCTGGTGGTGAATCCCGATATCGATTTGCGCCTCTTTTTGTCTAGCTGGACCCATGTCTATGCCGTGGGCATTCCCAAAGGAAAAGAGGTCTTGCATGGCTTGCAGTTTTTCGATCATAGAGGGGAGGCCGTGCATAAGGTCTATTGTACCAAAGAGAGCAATATGGAGGCTTATCAGAAGCTGTTGGATAAGTTCCGAGCGGAGGACCAAAGCCCTTTGGCCCTTTTGCCTTACCCCCATTGGGAAGGCCCCGAAGCTTCTAAAGCTGATGTAGATGTAGCGGCCTTTCAAGAAGATTGGTTGAATTTGCAGGATACGCACGATTTCTTTGGGATGCTTAAACGCCATGGCTTGGCCCGCCAAGATGCTCTACGTTTGGCCCCAGAAGGCCATGCCCGCCAAATGGAAAAAGCAGCCGTTACCGAAATGCTAGAAAAGGCCTCGGAGACGGGCCAACCTATTATGGTCTTTGTAGGCAATAAAGGCTGTATCCAAATTCATACAGGTCCAGTAAAACGCATTGTAGAGCGAGGGACTTGGATCAACGTCATGGACCCCGATTTTAACCTGCATCTAGATCTGGCTGGCGTAGCCGAGGCTTGGTGGGTCCGCAAACCCTCTGCCGATGGAATCGTCTCTAGCCTAGAGCTTTTTGATGAGCAAGGAGAACTAATTGCTTACTTCTTTGGCGCGCGCAAACCCGGTATTCCCGAAAGAGAAGACTGGCGCGCCCTGCTCAATACTTTGCCCGTTTTGGTCCAGCCCGAATCGGTCTAAAGGCTTTGATTTTCTGCGTTCTACAGGCGCGAAGCGCCGCAGGCTGAGCTGCCCGGCGGGTGGCCGAAGGCCAGACCGGCTTTTGAGCGCAGCGAAAAAGACGGGCCGAGCAGAGAGCGAGCCCAAAGGGGAGCGACCCGCCCGCAAGGGCGGGGCAGCCCCAACAAAAAAGAAAAAAGTAGATATGAACTACCTAAAGATTTGCAGTATTTTCTCATTTTTGCTTTGGAGATGCGGTTTGCAGCTGCTGAACGCCCAAACTCCACCCACTGCAGATAGCTTGTTGTTAGAGGAGCGGCAGGATGAAGCAGTGATTGTGAGTGGAGAATTTTTGCCCATTGGGCAAGCGAAGGCGATCGAGCCGCTGCAACTCATCTCTTTAGAGGAAATTAGAAGGCGGGCCGCCTTGGTTTTAGACGAGCTTTTGCAACAACAACTCAATATTCGGATTCAGCAGGATGGGGTGTTGGGCTCGCAGATAGAAATGCAGGGCTTATCGGGCCGTTATATTAACGTTTTGGTAGATGGGGTGCCTTTGGTCGGGCGACAAGATGGGCAGCTCGATTTGGGCCGTATGGGCCTAGAAAACCTCAAGCAAGTAGAGATTGTCGAGGGCCCGATGTCGGTCCTTTATGGGAGTAATGCGCTGGGGGGAACGATTCAGTTGGTCACCCAAGATTTTATCAAAGAAGGTTGGCAGGCTGGCGGGCATTTGTTGGGTGAAAGCAAGGGCCGCTATCAGGGATCTGCCTATTTTGGGGGGCGTTATAAGGCTATTTCTGGCCGTATTAACTACCGTTATTTAAATTGGGCGGGCTATGGTTTTGACAGCCTGCGCGCTCAGGCTTTTAATCCAAAAAGGCAGCATGATATACAGGCTTTTTTGCGTTGGGATGCCAAGAAAATGGGGCAATTCCGCTATCGGATTGGGGGCTTATTGGAGGAAATTAAGCAGTTGGGCAATACTCGTTTGCCTGATTTTCCTAGTCTTTCTTATGCCAATGATTATACGTTTACTACCCGCAGTTTGGACCAACAATTATCTTGGAAAAAGGTGATTGATGAGCGCTATCATTTACAGGCTTTTTTGGCCAATAACCTCTATGAACGGCAGAAAAATGCCTATCGCCAGCCCCTAGGGGAAAACCCCGAAGCCCTGCGGCAGGATAGCCTAGATTCTGATACTTCGGCTTTTTCTGCCTGGCATTTTCGGGCGGTGATGGCCAGTGAATTTCGAGAAGTTTGGGACTTTCAAGCGGGCCTAGATTTTCGGCAGGAGGCTGCTTTGGGCCAACGCCTCAAGGAAAATAGCGAGCAGGGCGATTATGCGGCCTTTGGGGTAGTCCGTTATCAACCCACGGCCAAGTTGCGCCTGCAATTGGGCCTTAGAGGGAGCTATCATACGGCTTATAGGGCCCCATTGACCTATAGTTTGCAGGGCCGCTGGCAATGGCATCCTTACTGGACCCTTCGGGGCTCTTATGCTTCGGGTTTTCGGGCGCCCTCGCTCAAAGAGCGCTATATGGATTTTGTAGATGCCAATCATTTTATTCAGGGAAATGCCGACCTCAAGGCGGAGCGTTCTCAGCATCTGCGCCTCAATTTAGATTACCGCAAGGGGCCTTGGCAAACGGGCCTCAATTTGTTCTATAATTATATTGAGGACCAAATTACGCTACAAGATTTTGTGGTCGACAGCACGGGCAGTTATCAACCTGCGCCCAATGCGAGCAATCAGTATAGCTATTTTAATCTGGAGCGCTACGAGAGTTTAGGCGCCGATTATCGCCTGGCTTATCAAAAGGGCGGTTGGCGCATCCAGTTGGGCGCCATTTATACGGGCCGATACAATAGCCTTAGCCAGGAGTCGGAGGCGGTGCCTCGCTACAATTATACCCTAGAATTTAGCCAGCAGTTGTCTTATCATTGGGCCAAAACGGGCTGGAGTTGCTCCATTTTTCGTCGAGATTATGACAAATTATTGCGCTATGCCGAGACCTACAACCCCATTACGCAAGAAAATGAGGTCTATGAATATAGCTTGGGGGCTTATTCCTTAATGGACCTAACGGTACAAAAGCGCTTCAAAAAGAGTTGGACCTTAGGGGCGGGCGTTCGCAATTTGCTCAATGTACAAACCGTAGCGGCTGGCGATAGCGGCTCTGCGCATTCGGGCAGCAGCGGCAGCATGGCGATTAGCCCTGGCCGGCAGTTTTTTCTGCAATTGCGCTATAATTACCGCTCTAAATAGGGCAGAAGAGGTAGTCGATTTTTGTGTTTTAGCCTGCAGCAATGCGGGCTTTTTTTATGCGGCTAGTTGATGGATGTTTTGGGGCCTCCCGCCTGAACCGCAGCGGAGGCCCCAAAAAAAGGCCCTCCTCACAAAAAGTGAAAAGGGCCAGCGATTATTATTCTTGTTCTGTATCTAAGGGAGGATGATCGGGGGGGGTATCCTCTGCATCGGGATTCTTTTTGACTGATTTTCCGAAGAAAATGACGACCAAAAGCAAGACCGCCAAACCGACAGGGAAACAAATCGTAAAGGGAATAGCGAAAGCTGTACTGGCATAGCCACAGGCCAAACTCACAGCACCAACCGTTAAGGCATAGGGGAGTTGGGTGCGCACATGGTCGATATGGCGGCAATTGGAGGCTAGAGAGCTAAGAATAGTCGTATCGGAAATAGGCGAGCAGTGATCGCCGAGGACCGAGGCCGAGAGCACGATAGCGATATTATTATAGAGCAGGGCCCAGGTGGTTTCCATAGGTAGGCCATTGGCACGGCAGAGCTCCCAAGTCATGGGAATGGCAATGGGGTAGAGGATGGCCATGGTACTCCAGCTAGAGCCCGTAGAAAAGGCAATCAGTGCCGAAAGGATAAAAATGACCACAGGCAGAAAATAAGGGCTGAGGTTTCCTTCTAGGCTAGAGGTTAGGAACTCGGCGGTGCCCAATTCCTCTGTAGTGAGGGCCAGCGACCAGGCAAAGACTAGAATCAGGAGAGCGGGCACCATCGTTTTGAAGCCAGAGACCATCAGTTCTAGGCCTTCTCCTAATTTGAGAATTCCTTGAATCATAGAGAGGAAAATGGCCACAATAATGGCAGAAAGCGAGGCCCAGAGGAGGGCCGAATAAGAGTCGGAGCTACCGATAAGGATGCCCAACTTGCGCAAATCGGAGATTGCCATCGCCTCATTTTTGGCAGCGGCCAGCCCTTGGCTGAGGTCGGCTTCTAGGTAGCCGAGTTCTTGCCAGACCAGCTCCCAGCTATTGCTTTCTAGGGTCAGGCCTTTACCGATAAGGCTTTGGTAGCAGCTATTCATGCCCGTATCGATCAGGCCGAGGAGGGTACCGAGCACTACGACGAGAATGGGAAGCAGTCCGTTAATC
This genomic interval from Saprospira grandis contains the following:
- a CDS encoding ATP-binding cassette domain-containing protein; protein product: MLLDVDAALFWGPKPLLKELRFSLSAGEFLVVLGPNGVGKSSLLQCLAGQKPPSLKVKGKLQLKGKDLAQYSLAEMAKFRAVMSQSLHLPFPLKVQEFMSLGHAQQKAALSDERALDLLAQLGLKGYEDRLWQQLSGGERQRLQLARLLWQLEEAVEQREALLLLDEPLAALDIAHQQQLMQLVAQLCKEKELGALAILHDINIAAQYADRLLLLAPGQQWALGPPEEVLTQEALKAMYQVETFIEKHPIHHCPQVIFSGWLKGQTI
- a CDS encoding TonB-dependent receptor plug domain-containing protein: MNYLKICSIFSFLLWRCGLQLLNAQTPPTADSLLLEERQDEAVIVSGEFLPIGQAKAIEPLQLISLEEIRRRAALVLDELLQQQLNIRIQQDGVLGSQIEMQGLSGRYINVLVDGVPLVGRQDGQLDLGRMGLENLKQVEIVEGPMSVLYGSNALGGTIQLVTQDFIKEGWQAGGHLLGESKGRYQGSAYFGGRYKAISGRINYRYLNWAGYGFDSLRAQAFNPKRQHDIQAFLRWDAKKMGQFRYRIGGLLEEIKQLGNTRLPDFPSLSYANDYTFTTRSLDQQLSWKKVIDERYHLQAFLANNLYERQKNAYRQPLGENPEALRQDSLDSDTSAFSAWHFRAVMASEFREVWDFQAGLDFRQEAALGQRLKENSEQGDYAAFGVVRYQPTAKLRLQLGLRGSYHTAYRAPLTYSLQGRWQWHPYWTLRGSYASGFRAPSLKERYMDFVDANHFIQGNADLKAERSQHLRLNLDYRKGPWQTGLNLFYNYIEDQITLQDFVVDSTGSYQPAPNASNQYSYFNLERYESLGADYRLAYQKGGWRIQLGAIYTGRYNSLSQESEAVPRYNYTLEFSQQLSYHWAKTGWSCSIFRRDYDKLLRYAETYNPITQENEVYEYSLGAYSLMDLTVQKRFKKSWTLGAGVRNLLNVQTVAAGDSGSAHSGSSGSMAISPGRQFFLQLRYNYRSK
- a CDS encoding FecCD family ABC transporter permease, with product MNLAKEDLQWLLLGGLFSVLLLLGSATFGAYPLSAADLWALLSGQTQAGASYFLFWQIRLPRLLMAYAVGAALGLSGAGVQGLFQNPLAEPSLIGVQGGSMLAAAIYLVLIGPLLGSYSLWGLPLFAFLGAILACLGVYRMSTLNGRTYTASMLLAGVAITALCGAFTGLLTYFSEEAQLRDFTFWSLGSLAGSSWSNLLILLICLLPALFILLPMGPALNALLLGETEAQYMGWSSQKIKWKVLFAASLAVGASVALSGSIGFIGLLAPHLIRLWRGSNQRFLLPASAMLGGGLLLLADTFARCLLAPQELPLGVLTTLLGAPLFFYLVLQARGRHQLV
- a CDS encoding SDR family oxidoreductase — its product is MIFLRLAIHRTNWIVKKIILTGASGFLGWHLAQSWQLGGEAVGLYYRQQFEGAPWSWERINLLRDQEVRELLDRLAPDAIIHAAAIANTSFCEEHPALSYHVNVYASLTLADYAKSKGIPFLFVSSDMVFNGHSAPYDEESFAYPLLQYGSQKLAVEEALLADYPNAYICRLPLLLGIGPAYSKHFFGRWLAQLADQEGEQLAAFSDEYRTPLSAYEAARYLQQLLALIYYNTEEKLPRIWHFPGPERLSRLELAQKMAHCFGLDAHKILAASLADIQPARPEDLSMQSLYAAQYLNYSPLSLAAQLEEIAAKG
- a CDS encoding hemin-degrading factor encodes the protein MENQLNTPQDLAQAYAALQAETPHLRIRQAAQKLGVAELSLLELELGGRCIRLENKPQEILASLAPLGRLMALSRNPYVVHERKGVYENVSFMGPTQQVGLVVNPDIDLRLFLSSWTHVYAVGIPKGKEVLHGLQFFDHRGEAVHKVYCTKESNMEAYQKLLDKFRAEDQSPLALLPYPHWEGPEASKADVDVAAFQEDWLNLQDTHDFFGMLKRHGLARQDALRLAPEGHARQMEKAAVTEMLEKASETGQPIMVFVGNKGCIQIHTGPVKRIVERGTWINVMDPDFNLHLDLAGVAEAWWVRKPSADGIVSSLELFDEQGELIAYFFGARKPGIPEREDWRALLNTLPVLVQPESV
- a CDS encoding SH3 domain-containing protein produces the protein MRPFRQLLIGSFVFLLLPACSEEVPKKQPQGPEQRLAAKNSKTSPLPQFVEVSIPNLRLRSTPDLEGAVLERLALESVVEYLNDSTNFTTLVEMGGEDRYEHWYKVRSGNGNEGWVYGGCIKFLGERESLRFQSIKESETPIPLSKKEEIDPMEQAQMNRFGELLKKISIQNKLALEEAIQYYEGMFPNRKAAASDWALAKLIAFQQQVHSYWVDRLPSSKFQAHLAELKRYGSVDMQQNASLRELDQLYLAFALGPKGELLLVPNIDKFQRRVYRIAPANGRIFLDLYAQDIEEPVLKDGEIIRPITELAARLISWDKFLLRLPNYELKDWIEEQKSLYLRALLQGSANRPAFAGQPKRLEDDFQLAYKNLLEQMGEASLILKMRPYVEVLAQENYIYNDRVRAAQAKVYE